DNA from Alphaproteobacteria bacterium SS10:
CCTAGATGCATGGCGGATAGTTGCGGCCGTTTAAGAGGGGATACTTAATCCTGAACTGACTAGCGTTAGGGTGCTGGCACCTTAACCTTCGGGCCTTATGGCTCTCGGAACAGGTGGGGGATTTATGCTCGAATATGCGCGGATGGTGCGTGCTATTCTAACTGATGACGCCGATGATCTTCGTCGTGCGGTCCAGGGTCCGGAAGTGGCGAACAGCTACGATGAAACCGGCCGTACACCTCTGCATATCGCCGTTATGCACTCACGGGAGAAGGCGATTGAGCCTTTGATGGCCGCTGGTGCTGATAGCGAGCTACCAGCCAGCGATGGCCGCACCGCGAGTGAGATGGCGGAGGAGAAGGGCGGTAAGGTGCACCAGCATATGATCGCTGGTCAGATGTCCCAGCGTATCGCCATGGCGGAACAAGCCGCGCGAACCAATCGCCTTAAACAGGGTGAACGGAAGCCAACCTCAAGGGATGCCGTTGACGCCTTTAAACAACAGCGTCGGAGTGCCGCGCTACTCAGTGATAACTAGGCGAACTAGCCGGTAGGCGGCGCAAATTGCGCGATACATACCATTGTAAGTTTTGATTAGGGCGCCCTCGGGCGTCCTTTTTGTTTTCCAGTCACTTAGTGGTTAGCACCACTTCGCTTGCTCTTCGGTCTTGTGAAGGATACTCTGCCAAAAGTGTTTCATTTCGCATCAGTTTTAAGATCCCTTTATGAGCAGCATGACCAGTACCGTGGCCTTGGATGCCAACCTGATCCTGTTCAGTGATAAGCCGGTATTGATGCGGGCGATCCGTGACCATCTGCGCGAATGCAAGTTCACGAATGTAACCGTTATTACGGATCCTGAGCGTTTGATGACCGCCATGCGCAGTCAAGGCGCGGATCTACTGATCGCCGATATGGATGTTGAGCAGGACTGCTCCCTCAAAGTGATGAAGAAGATCCGTGAGGATGATCATCTGTTTCGGGTGCCGATCATCGCCCTTAGCGGTAATGCCTCCAAAGATACGGTGCTTAAGGCCGCGCGTGCTGGCGCCAATGACGTGGTGGTTAAGCCATTCCCGCTAAAGCAGCTTCATGATCGTGTGGTTGCTGCCCTAAGCCGCGACTGATACTTCCCAACTATGACCGCAATTTCGCTGCCCCCTGGTGGCGCTGTTTGGCATGTGGATTGGAGTATCCGACCAGCTAAACGCTGGATGACCGCTATTACCATGGCCACTGATGGCCGTTTGATAGCCTCTGGCCCACAGCCTTTTCAGCCCCAGCTCGACAAGTTACTCAGCATTGATGGCGTTCTACCCGCGCCGTTGGTGATCGGGTTGGACATGCCCATTGGCCTGCCTGAGCCCTATGCCAGAAGGGTCGGGATCACTGATTTTTGTCGCTTCCTCAAAGGTGAGGAGGGGCCAGATTGGTCGGATTTCTCAACCGTGTCTGAGCGGCTTGCGACCGTTACCCCGAACCGCCCCTTTTTCCCGAAGGGTAATATCGCTGACACTGACAAGCAGGGCGGCAAGCCACAGCAGAACTGGCTAAAGCAGCTGGGCATGGAGAAAGCGGAAACCTATCGCCGCTGCGACTTGGGCACGGATGATCGCGCCTCAGCGGCAAGCCTGTTTTGGACCAAGGGGGCCAATCAGGTAGGTAAGGCAGCGCTGTCCGGCTGGTCTGAATTGATCGCACCACTGCTTCGCCATCAGGCGGATCAGGTTGGCCTTTGGCCATTCGATGGTGACCTTGCGGCACTCGTCCAGGACCGGCGGGTCACAGTCGTTGAGGCCTATCCGGGTGAAATCTATGGCTGGTTTGGTTGCAAGCCCAGATCAAAGACCAAGCGAGACTCCCGGTTGGAGCAGGTCGTAGCTTTAGAAGCAGCAATCGACCAGCTGGAGCTTCAGCTTTCATCTGACGCTAAGCAGCAGCTGGCCGATGGCTTTGGCGATGATGATAAGGGTGAGGACCGTTTTGACTGCTTTGTTGGCGCGCTGGGGTTGGTTGCCGTGCTTGCCGACCACCAACCGGCACCAACCCCAGAAGACCCAATCTTCCGATCAATCGAAGGATGGATCTTGGGGCAGTCGCTGGATTGTTTAGAGCGCTAGCGGTGCCGCTTACTGTTGTGCGGTTTCTTCGCTTTCCGCATAGGCGCGGGGGCGGAACACCGTCTCGGCCAGGCGGCTGAATGGACGGCCCAGGGCTGTGGTCGTGATCTGCACCTTACTGAACAGTGGCAAATCACTCTCAGTGTGCATGAAGTCGATGCGCACCAGCTGGCGACGATCCGTTGGCTCGAAGGTCCGTTGGAATTCTTCACTCAGTTTGGAGGCGACTGGATAGATGTGCTTCACCCGGCCAGACATGCTCTCAACACCCGCTTGGATAACGACCTCTTGCTCAAGCTCTAGGTTATAGGCGGTGCCGGTAGGAACCTGCGCCAATACAAAGGGCTTGTTGAAGTAGATCTCCATCAGGCTATCGCCGGGTTCAACGACGGCACCTTCAAGGATGTTCAGATTGGCAATCAGCCCCTCATGGGCGGCAAGGACATCACCGTTGTTGTAAGCGTCTTCCAGAAGGCTCAACGCCTCAGTCAGCTCATCCAGGCTGTGGCTCATCAACTCGATCGTGTTGTCGATGGTCTTGGCGTCAGCAATAACCTGCTGCGCGTCGCGCATGCTGGTGAACGCCTCATCAACCGCATTGGCCAGCCGGTCGGCACGAACCAGGCCACGCTCTTTCGCGTCGCGGGTGTTGCGCAGGCTCTCTTCCAAAATGCGGGAGCGTTCGAGTGCGGCGGTGCGGGTCGCGAGCAGCACCTCACGCCGGGAGACCATGGCGTTCAAATCGCGCTGCATGGTGAGCTGTTGGGAGCGGAGGTCGGCCAGACGCTCAAGCACGTCACGGCTGCGGATACGGGCCAGCAAATCGCCCTTCTGGACGACGGTGCCTTCCTCAACAAACAGCTCCATTACCGTGCCGCGATGCTCAGTCGCGACGGCGTAATTGTCCTGCATCACCTGACCATCGGCATCGAGGTATAGCAGGTGACCGAAGGCCAGGTCGGCGATGCCCAGGGCAACAATGCCCAGCAGCCCCAGATAAATCTGGCGGCCATAGCTCTTCTTAGGCTTACGCTTTTCGGTAACCAGTTGGTCGACGCGGGCCTTGGGTTTGATACGACGCATTACCATTGTTGGACGCTCCGGCGCACTTTCTCCGGATAGAAGCTGTCTTTGTAGCTGCTGCGGAACGCGAGTTCCGTGAAGCAGGCGGCAATCCGGATGAAACGTAGGAAGAAACTAACATAGACGCTGTAGCCCGGGATGTAGATCCAGAGCCGGTGCATACCGCGGCGCGGCGCCACCAAAGCGCAGGTGAAGAAGGTGAAAGCAGACATCGTGGTGTAAACGGCCCAAAGGAACAGGACCAACGGCACCAAGAGATGCGGGAAGAAGATGACCACGTAAGGCAGGTACAGCAGCCAGCTGAACGGCAGCAACACATTGAAGAACAGCGCATTAACGCTGGCAAAGATATCGCGCCAGCGGAACTGCTTAGAGGTCGGGCTGAACACGCTGCGGAACTTGCGGAAGCGGTTGCGGATCAGGCTGCGATCCCAACGCATGCGCTGGCGGATAACGCCCAGGTCGCTATCTGGCACATTCGTTAGGCACCAAGCATCCTCAGCAAAGCCAACCTTCCAGCCGGCACGGCGCAGCTTGATGGTCAGGTTACTGTCATCGCCCGGGCCTACATCCCAGCCGCCGACACGCTCAACGGCTTCACGCCGGAACGCACCGAACGCGCCAGAGACGATCATCAGCCAATCCATCTGATCGAGGAACTGACGACCCAGGCTGATATTGTCGAGATACTCAATCGCCTGGAACCGGGTGATCAAATTGTCGTCAACATTGCGCGCGGCAATATTGCCGGACACGGCGCCAATTTCATCATCGGATAATAGGCGGGCGACGATGCGCTCAATCGCGTCATCATCAAAGCTGGTGTCGATATCGCAGGACACCAACACATCATGCTTACAAAGACTGAAGCCCAGGTTGAGCGCCGCTGCCTTACCACCACGTAGATCGGTTGAGCGGTAGTCATCAATCAGACCCTGACGCTTTAGGCGGCGGGCGACTGAGCTCATATCATCGGTTGAGCCATCGTCGATTACGACGATCTGGATGTTTTCCTGGGTCTGGCGGCGCAGGGTGCGAACCGCTGCCGGCAGGCGGCTGCCCTCGTTATGGCCCACTAGCAGGACACTAACCGGTACCTCGCGGCGGCTTGGCGCCGGTGGACGCCGGACCAGGGCCCAGGTCAGGCCAACTGCCAGGGTTGAGAGGGTGAAGCGCGGCAAGTCAAAGAGGAACAGTGGCCAAAACAGGTAGAAGGCTGCCTGCCAGTCAAGCTGGCCAGCCAACAAGAACCCCTCTTTGAGCCAATCGGAAAACATGACGCCGCCCTAACCCGTTACTTTCAAGCGGCTGCGCTTAGGTCGGACCAGTTGGCCTCAACCGTCACATCAGTCTCTTCACCACCAGACAGCATGGCAAAGCTTGGGTCGATGCCGAACAGGTCGTGCAGCGAGCTGGACAGCTTGTTCACCACAACCTGCACATTCTCAGGTGGTGTGTCGGGCATCAGCACATAGATCTGCGGGCCACGCCAAGCGAGCAAGTCACTATCGCGTAGACGCTCTGCGGTCACCTCAGCGGCCTGCTTATACAGGGCGTTGATTGAGGCCATGCCTAGGCGCTCAATCTGTTTGCTGCTGGCTTGCAGCGTCACGCGCAATACTACATGCGGGCGATTGCTGCGGCGGGTGCGGCGACCCTCAATGATGACCAGGCGATCAAACTCTTCGACCGAAATGATCCGCGCGGGCTCACCGATCTGACCCAGCAGGCCAGGTAGGGCACCCGATAGAACAGCCTGACGGCCATCGGCGGTTAGGTCGTAATGGTAGATATCGCGGGTCGCGGCATCCTTGCCGGCGGTGTGCTCACCGCAATCCATGCAGGTGAAGCCAACTTCCACATCACCGGATTGGTGGCCGCAATCATTACAATGGGTCACGTCACCTGAGATGTCGTAGTCGACACCGTAATGGCGCAGGCGCTCATTACATTTTGGGCAGACAAGCCGCTCACCCTGCACAAACTGGCTGCGTAGGCCCTGGTGGCCACAGCTGTAGTGGTGGATCAGAGGCAGTGATTGAATGTTGCTGGAGTGGCAGCTCTCGCATTCTTCCTGCGCGATGAGGCGGGCAGAATCGCAATGGCTGCACTCATGCACGCGCTGGAAGAAGCTGCGTTGAAGCAGGCCATCATTCGCCAGGTTCTCAAGTCGTTCGTTAGAGAATGGGATGCCGGTCAGGGTTGGGTAGGCAGTCACACCAGGCTTGTGGGGGGCCCATTGTGCGGTGATCTGTTGCTGGCGTGAGTAAGCCATGGCGAGAACCAGGAACTCTTCGCGTTGCTCGCTTGGGATCTCAGGGATGTCATCCAACAGGTTGCGAGCGTCTTCGATTTCACTCAGGGCTTCACGCAGGGTTTCTTCCGTAATCCGGCGGATGCGGGCATCGGCGCGTGGGAGATTGCCGATGGCATCGATTACGGGAAGCAGGCTGCGCTGGTTCGCCCAAAGGCCACGGAACATGCGTGATGGGTTGGCACCCGGCATGGCCAGCAAGGCATCGGTGTTCTTGCTCAACCGGCGCTCATAGGTAATGCCAGAAACGGGTGGGAGGTTTTCAACATCGCCGCCGACGACACAGAGATGCCAGCTGGTCCGTGGTGCACGAACTGGCCGTGTTGGCTGGTTTGATCCCCGGGTATTCTGTTCAGCAACGGGCTTGCGGCCGCCGATAGTCACAGCGCCGGATTGGCCGTTCTGTTTTCCTTTACTAAATCCCCACATGGTCGCACTCCCTTACGTGACCCATTCTCACCTGTTTTTGAGGCGGTTTTTGCCGCCTCAGAGCCCCCGGATTTGATCAACAAGCCTGATCAATAGGAGGGTGTCATATTTTGAAAATGTTTAAAATTTAAGCTTTATTTTTTGTATTACACACACTATCCAATGGCGGCCGACCGGTTGATCCGGGGGCGTAACCCTAATTCGTTGATTTAAAACACTTTGTAGTGGTGTGGTTCAACTCGCCTAAGCGGGTAATCCACTTTCACGACTGTGTATGACACAGTTTTTACGCGTGCTTTGCGAAAGTGCCGAACTCACAAGACATGGCCTTTCTGCATAGCTGGAATAAGCAAGTTTCGGACCAGTTTGGCGTCGGTGCTTTCGTTAACCGAGATTAAGCCCCGTACACAGATTAGCCGTGCTGCTTTTTAGATATCGTTAACGCGAGTTTGGTTTCGTTGAGAACTGAAGCGTTGGGGTAGCGTCGCGGTGACTGGCCATAACGGCCAACCGGTTGGGTGAAACTCAGCCGCGTAGATAGAACGCTTATTTGCAGGATGAAAAACCATGACTGGCCAAATCAAAATCGGCACATCCGGAAATGACACCTTCTCCACCGGTGGTGGTGACGACCTTCTTAAAGGTATGGCTGGTGATGACTCCCTGCGCGCTGGCTATGGCCAGGACACGCTGAACGGCGGTGACGGTAATGATTACGCCCATGGCCATAAGGGTGATGACAGCATCCTCGGCGGTCGCGGCGACGACACCCTGGTCGGTGGTCAGCAAGACGACACCATGCGCGGCGGCGATGGCAACGACACCCTTTATGGTGACGGCCACAATGACAGCCTGACCGGCGGTAACGGCAACGACTTCATCACTGGCGATAATGAGCGCGGTACCCAGAGCCCAGGTTACGACACCGGCTCTGACACCATCCGTGGCGGCAATGGCGACGATACCCTCGACGGTGGCGCTGAGGCCGACACCGTTCACGGTGGCAATGGCGCCGACTCAATCGATGGTGGCACCGGCGATGATCGCCTGACCGGCGGTAATGACCGCGACACCATCTTCGGTGGCGCTGGGGCTGACACGATCCATGCTGGCAACGACGAAGATTATGTTGAGGGCGGCGACAATGCTGACCGCATCGGCGGCGGCGAAGGCGCCGACACCCTCTATGGCCAAGACGGTGACGACACCGTCCATGGCGGCAATGATGATGACCTCATCTATGGCGGTGAAGGCAATGACAGCCTGACCGGCGGCAATGGCGATGACACCATCATCACCGGCAATGGCGATGATACTGCCCGCGGTGGCAATGGCGATGACTTCATTGAGGGTGCCGATGGCAACTACCTGCTCTCTGGTGGTGAAGGTCGTGACACCCTATTTGGTCAGGCTGGCGATGACACCATCCACGGTGGCCGCGACGCTGACACGATTGAAGGTCGCGATGGCAATGACAGCCTGACCGGTCACACCGGCGACGACACCATCAAGGCTGGCGAGGGTGCCGACACCCTGCGCGGCGGCGAGGGCAATGATTTCCTCGATGGCGGCAACGGTGCTGACTCTATAGCTGGTGGCGGCGGTGATGACACCGTCTTTGCTGATGATGGCGATGACCGCGTCCATGGCGGCTCCGGTAATGACAGCCTGCGTGGCTTCCACGGTGATGACACGATCCATGGCGGCAATGGCGATGACCGTGTGTTCGGTGGCGTCGATCCAAACGCCGATGCGTTCGATCCAACCGAGAGCGATAATGACAGCCTGACCGGCGGTAATGGCGATGACCATCTGTTCGGTTACAACGGCGCTGACACTATCCGTGGCGGCAATGATGATGACACGCTTGAAGGCGGCAACGGTGCTGACAGCCTGGCTGGCGGTAGCGGTAATGACGAGATCTTCGGCGGTACCGGCGGCGACCGTGCCCATGGTGGCAATGGCGACGACATGATCCGCAGCTTCACCGGCGATGACACCGTGTTCGGTGGCAATGGTGATGATGTCATCATCTCCGGCGTTGGCACCGATGATTTGGCTGAAATCTCACCGGATGAGACCGATAACGATCTGGTTCGTGCCGGCAATGGTGACGACACCGTTGAGGGCCAAACCGGTAACGACACCCTGTTCGGTGGCAACGGTAATGACCGCCTGGACGGCAATGATGGCGATGACATCGTTCGCGGTCAGAACGACAATGACAGTCTGAACGGCAATGGCGGTGATGACACCGTCTATGGCGACCGCGGCAACGACACCGTTCGCGGTGGTACCGGTAATGATGACCTCTACGGTGGTGATGATGCCGACACCCTTCAGGGCAGCAGCGGCGAAGACTATCTCGATGGTCAGCGCGGTGATGATGTTCTGGAAGGCGGTAACGCGGCAGACATCTTCGTTCTGACCCGTGTTGGCGGCCACGACTTCGTGCTCGACTTCGGCAACGGTAACGACCGCATCGACGTTTCAGCCTTCAATGTGAATGGTGGTGTCGACAGCCTGAACATCTCCCAAAACGGTGATGGCGACGCGGTTATCGATTTCGGTAGCGCCTCTCTGACCCTTGATGATGTCGATGGTGAAACCCTCACCGATAGCGACTTCATCTTCTAAAACCCTGCCCTTTAGGGCTTTGACATAACGACGGGCTCTCCCCATTCGGGCCTCGCATCACTCCCCATCCCTTAGGATGCCAGGTCTTGCTCGTCGCCATGAACAGACCGGATACGTCCAGCCGCATCCCCCATCCCATTCGCGGCGGACACGTATTCGGTCTGTTTATTTCTGGAAGGTACGTTAAAGCGCCAAAACCGGTGGCTTAACGCCTAACCGTCGTCAGCATTTTCGGCTGGGTTCGGGAAGGTCACGGTGATCTTCGTGCCTTCACCGGGCGCGCTTTCAATACCAAACCGCCCGCCATGCAGCTGTACTAGCTCACGCGCTAAGGGCAGGCCGAGGCCCGTCCCCTCGCGCTTTGTGGCAAGCTCGCTATCAACCTGCTCAAACGGCCGTAGGGCGACCTCAACCTCTTCGGCGGTCATGCCGATGCCGTTATCGGTCACCGTCACCTCAACCCCGCTCTGGTCCTCAAGCGGTTTTGCCGCCAGGGCAACGATGCGCCCCTCTTCGGAGTACTTAATGGCGTTGGAGACCAAATTGACCAGGATTTGCTTGGCCGCCCTTGCATCGCCGAACAGGCCATCTAACCCCTCCGCGATCTCGACCTGCACTTCCATCCGGTACTCTTTGGCGTAGCCACGGGTCAGGGTGACGACGGTCTCAAGCATCGGCTTTACCGATTGCCACTCCGGTTCAATCACCATCTTGCCCGCCTCAATCTTGGAGAGGTCGAGCAGATCGTTGATCATCGACAGCAGGTGCTGGGCACTCTGTCCGATATAGCCTGCATATTCCTTATAGATATCGGCCCCGAGGGGGCCGTGCAGCTCATCCCGGATCAGTTCATTGAAGCCGATGATGCTGTTTAGCGGTGTACGGAGTTCGTGGCTCATCTGGGCCAGGAACTCGGATTTATTGAAGTTGGCTGCCTCTGCCGCCAGCTTGGCTGCCTCAAGCTCAGTATTCAGCTGGGCCAGGCGGTCTGCCTGCTCGGCCTGACGATCGCGGGCGAATTTCAGGGCCTCTTGGGCCTCTTTGATCTCAGTGATGTCGATGATTTGCGAGACGAAATAGATCGGCTTGTCCTGATCATCGCGGATCAGGTTCATCTTCAGCATGCCCCAGACCATCTGGCCGTCTTTGCGGTAATACCGCTTCTCCATATGGCCAGAGGAGCGTTTGCCGGCCAGGATCTCATCGACCATCGCCTGGTCGGGTTCAATATCGTCGGGGTGGGTAATCTCACGCCAATGAACGCTGCCCAGCTCTTCCAGATCATAGCCGATGAAATCAGCCCAGGCCTGGTTGCCACGGACCAGCGTGCCATCCGCCATGTTCATGCAGATCGGCGTCGGCGCGTTGTGGAAGATGATGGAGTAATATTCGTCGGCAAGCAGATGCTCAGGCGGGCTGTCGAGGGACAGCTTGCCGCCCCCATGGCCAGCACCCAACTCACGCATCTCTTCGGATTTACAGCCCGCACCGACGAGTGGCAGCGCGTCCTTATCAGTCGTCGCTTGCGACAATAATCACTTCCCCAAAGGGCACGACAACGTAATTGCGTACCCCATTACCGCTCATGCAAATATCAGCATTTATCCTGCAACAGGCAAAGTGTAACGCGTTTTGGCGGGTTTGAGAACGGTTTGGCGGGTTTTGAGTGCCCTGGTACCGCCCAACGCTACAAACGGTTCACACCGGTAATGCCAGCGCCGTCGCTTTTTAGGGTCCAGCTGGCCACCTCTAATGCGGGGTCAATGCTGACGGCCATATGGGTCGCATTGGCGTGAAGCATTTGGGTGTCATCCAGCATTATGCCGATATGGCCGGGGAAGAATGCGAAATCGCCGACCTTGAGTGGCGTGTCCGGTGGCAGCATTTGGCCCAGCCCCTCACGCTGCTGATCCGTATCACGCGGGCAGTCATGCATCCCGGCGAAGTTTAGTGCCAGCTGAACAAGCGCTGAGCAATCAAGCCCAGCACCGCTGCGGCCACCCCAGATATAGGGCAGCTCCATAAACCGTCTGGCGGTCGCGATGTAGTCCTCGGTAACCGTATCTAGGGGTTCAACATGGCGGCTATAGATCCAGCTGCCATCGGCCTGCTCGACGAACCGGTTCTTCTCCTGCCCGGTAAGGGAAACGCGGCTGCCGATGCTGCGCCAGCTGATCGTCGGTTTCTTCAAATCAGGCTCGGGGAATACAGGCGCCCGGATGGCCCGTACCCGATGGGTTGGCGGGTTGGTGGCGGCCTGCAATGCCTCGGCGGCGACATAGCCGACATAGCCATCAACATCCGATTGGCACCAGGCGAGGCCACCGCGAATATCGAAGACCTGTACCGTCTCACCATAGAGCAGTTCACTGCCCCAACGGCTGTCGAGGCGGCTGTTCTGCCAAAGCGGAACGCGGGTCACGGAAACGGTGAAGGTGGCCCCATCCACAAAGCTGGGCGCCTCAATCTTACCTTCCAAACGCCGATCGGCCATGTCTGGACGATAGGCGTGAATACGCGGGTCTAGGGTACTGCTCATACTGACACTGGCTTAGCCGTTAGGGTCAAAGGGGTCGCCGCGTTCGGCGGCATAGTCCCAGTTCACCCGCTGCATCAGATCGGCGAACTCACTCAAAAATACGGAGCCTGGCACCGTACGCTGGATCAGGACCGACCGCCGATCCTCAGTATCCACTTTGCGCTTCACATAACCGAGGCGGGAAAGGGTATCGACGGCCCGGACCACAGCCGGTTTTGAGATGCTTAGTTGCTCGGCCAGCCCCCGCACCGTGTGGGGTGGATCGTTCATGTAGACAGCTAGCAGCAGCGCGTATTGCCGGATCGTCAAATCCGGCGCGTCTGAGCGGACGATGGACAGATGTACCCGGCGCCAAAGCTCCAGCGGTTCAAGCCGTTGCGACATGCTCTCGCCGGTTAGCTTGGTTAGACCGGCGCCATCACCGCCTGGCATCCCCCCATTGGTTTCGGCCTGGGGGTCGGCCTGGGGATCGGTTTGGGTATCGATGGTCTCGCTCATCTTGCCTCACTNATTCTCTTTCTTGGGCCGGCTCAGCTGGCCATATCATCTATGCCACCATAGCGTTTGCTGATCAGGCTGAAGGCGGCGCGCATGGCTTGTGCCTCCCCACCATCCGGCTGGCCTGGGCGACCGGATGGCGTCCAGGCAAAGACATCGAAATGGGCCCAGGATTTGGACTTCTTCACGAACTTCTTCAGAAACAGGCCAGCGGTAATCGTGCCAGCGAATGGCGCGCTGCTGATGTTGTTGGTGTCGGCAACTTTGCTATCCAACCACGGGGTGTACGGCTTCCATAGTGGTAGGCGCCAAACCGGATCACCCACCGCCATGCCAGCCTGGTAGAGGCCGTCAGCCAGCTCATCATCATCGGTCATCATGGCCGGAAGATCGGGGCCCAGCGCGACCCGCGCGGC
Protein-coding regions in this window:
- a CDS encoding C40 family peptidase encodes the protein MSSTLDPRIHAYRPDMADRRLEGKIEAPSFVDGATFTVSVTRVPLWQNSRLDSRWGSELLYGETVQVFDIRGGLAWCQSDVDGYVGYVAAEALQAATNPPTHRVRAIRAPVFPEPDLKKPTISWRSIGSRVSLTGQEKNRFVEQADGSWIYSRHVEPLDTVTEDYIATARRFMELPYIWGGRSGAGLDCSALVQLALNFAGMHDCPRDTDQQREGLGQMLPPDTPLKVGDFAFFPGHIGIMLDDTQMLHANATHMAVSIDPALEVASWTLKSDGAGITGVNRL
- a CDS encoding biotin/lipoyl-binding protein, with protein sequence MRRIKPKARVDQLVTEKRKPKKSYGRQIYLGLLGIVALGIADLAFGHLLYLDADGQVMQDNYAVATEHRGTVMELFVEEGTVVQKGDLLARIRSRDVLERLADLRSQQLTMQRDLNAMVSRREVLLATRTAALERSRILEESLRNTRDAKERGLVRADRLANAVDEAFTSMRDAQQVIADAKTIDNTIELMSHSLDELTEALSLLEDAYNNGDVLAAHEGLIANLNILEGAVVEPGDSLMEIYFNKPFVLAQVPTGTAYNLELEQEVVIQAGVESMSGRVKHIYPVASKLSEEFQRTFEPTDRRQLVRIDFMHTESDLPLFSKVQITTTALGRPFSRLAETVFRPRAYAESEETAQQ
- a CDS encoding MarR family transcriptional regulator, translated to MSQRLEPLELWRRVHLSIVRSDAPDLTIRQYALLLAVYMNDPPHTVRGLAEQLSISKPAVVRAVDTLSRLGYVKRKVDTEDRRSVLIQRTVPGSVFLSEFADLMQRVNWDYAAERGDPFDPNG
- a CDS encoding PAS domain S-box protein, with product MSQATTDKDALPLVGAGCKSEEMRELGAGHGGGKLSLDSPPEHLLADEYYSIIFHNAPTPICMNMADGTLVRGNQAWADFIGYDLEELGSVHWREITHPDDIEPDQAMVDEILAGKRSSGHMEKRYYRKDGQMVWGMLKMNLIRDDQDKPIYFVSQIIDITEIKEAQEALKFARDRQAEQADRLAQLNTELEAAKLAAEAANFNKSEFLAQMSHELRTPLNSIIGFNELIRDELHGPLGADIYKEYAGYIGQSAQHLLSMINDLLDLSKIEAGKMVIEPEWQSVKPMLETVVTLTRGYAKEYRMEVQVEIAEGLDGLFGDARAAKQILVNLVSNAIKYSEEGRIVALAAKPLEDQSGVEVTVTDNGIGMTAEEVEVALRPFEQVDSELATKREGTGLGLPLARELVQLHGGRFGIESAPGEGTKITVTFPNPAENADDG
- a CDS encoding DUF429 domain-containing protein is translated as MTAISLPPGGAVWHVDWSIRPAKRWMTAITMATDGRLIASGPQPFQPQLDKLLSIDGVLPAPLVIGLDMPIGLPEPYARRVGITDFCRFLKGEEGPDWSDFSTVSERLATVTPNRPFFPKGNIADTDKQGGKPQQNWLKQLGMEKAETYRRCDLGTDDRASAASLFWTKGANQVGKAALSGWSELIAPLLRHQADQVGLWPFDGDLAALVQDRRVTVVEAYPGEIYGWFGCKPRSKTKRDSRLEQVVALEAAIDQLELQLSSDAKQQLADGFGDDDKGEDRFDCFVGALGLVAVLADHQPAPTPEDPIFRSIEGWILGQSLDCLER
- a CDS encoding response regulator, yielding MSSMTSTVALDANLILFSDKPVLMRAIRDHLRECKFTNVTVITDPERLMTAMRSQGADLLIADMDVEQDCSLKVMKKIREDDHLFRVPIIALSGNASKDTVLKAARAGANDVVVKPFPLKQLHDRVVAALSRD
- a CDS encoding glycosyltransferase family 2 protein, whose amino-acid sequence is MFSDWLKEGFLLAGQLDWQAAFYLFWPLFLFDLPRFTLSTLAVGLTWALVRRPPAPSRREVPVSVLLVGHNEGSRLPAAVRTLRRQTQENIQIVVIDDGSTDDMSSVARRLKRQGLIDDYRSTDLRGGKAAALNLGFSLCKHDVLVSCDIDTSFDDDAIERIVARLLSDDEIGAVSGNIAARNVDDNLITRFQAIEYLDNISLGRQFLDQMDWLMIVSGAFGAFRREAVERVGGWDVGPGDDSNLTIKLRRAGWKVGFAEDAWCLTNVPDSDLGVIRQRMRWDRSLIRNRFRKFRSVFSPTSKQFRWRDIFASVNALFFNVLLPFSWLLYLPYVVIFFPHLLVPLVLFLWAVYTTMSAFTFFTCALVAPRRGMHRLWIYIPGYSVYVSFFLRFIRIAACFTELAFRSSYKDSFYPEKVRRSVQQW